The Eubacterium maltosivorans genome includes the window AGGGCGAATGCCTTGGCACTGGGAGCCGAAGAAGGACGCGACAAGCTGCGAAAAGCCACGTTTAGGAGCACATATCCGACGAGACGTGGATGTCCGAATGGGGAAACCCGGCGGTTAGAAGAACCGTCACCGTTAAGTGAATCCATAGCATAACGGAGGGAACCCGGGGAACTGAAACATCTTAGTACCCGGAGGAAAAGAAAGAAACATCGATTCCTTAAGTAGCGGCGAGCGAACGAGGAAAAGCCCAGAATCCAACAATCATTTCCGTTTAGCAGAAGGGCATGGGAAGGCCCCGCAAAGAGCGTAAGACGCGCGTAAGCGAAAAGCCGAAATGAGGAGATTCAACGAGTACCACGGGACACGTGAAACCCTGTGGGAAGATGGGGGGCCCACCCCCCAAGGCTAAATACTACCCAGTGACCGATAGCGGAAAGTACCGTGAGGGAAAGGTGAAAAGAACCCCGGGAGGGGAGTGAAATAGAAACTGAAACCCTGTGCTTACAAGCAGCTGGAGCGCAAGTGACAGTGTGCTTTTTGTAGAACGGGCCAACGAGTTACGGTATGTAGCGAGGTTAAGCACTTCAGGTGCGGAGCCGAAGCGAAAGCGAGTCTTAAGAGGGCGACGAGTTGCATGCTGTAGACCCGAAACCGTGTGATCTATCCATGACCAGGGTGAAGCTTGGGTAAAACCAAGTGGAGGCCCGAACCAGTGTCTGTTGAAAAAGGCTTGGATGAGTTGTGGATAGGGGTGAAATTCCAATCGAACACGGAGATAGCTGGTTCTCCCCGAAATAGCTTTAGGGCTAGCGTTCTGTGATGAATGACGGAGGTAGAGCACTGAATTGGGTAGGGGGCGTCAAGCTTACCGAACCATATCAAACTCCGAATGCCGTCCATTTTAACAGGGCAGTCAGACAGTGGGAGATAAGTTTCATTGTCAAAAGGGAAACAGCCCAGACCATCCGCTAAGGTCCCCAAGTACTGATTAAGTGGGAAAGGATGTGTCACTGCACAAACAACCAGGATGTTGGCTTAGAAGCAGCCATACATTTAAAGAGTGCGTAATAGCTCACTGGTCGAGTGGTGGTGCGCCGAAAATGAACGGGGCTAAAATCAGGCACCGAAGCGATGGATTGTGCCGTAAGGTACAGTGGTAGGGGAGCAATCTCTTAGGGGCGAAGCTTAATCGAAAGGTTCAGTGGACTTAAGAGAAGAGAGAATGTTGGCATGAGTAGCGAAAGTGAAGTGAGAATCTTCACCATCGAAAGCCCAAGGTTTCCTGAGGAAGGCTCGTCCGCTCAGGGTTAGTCGGGGCCTAAGCCGAGGTCGAACGACGTAGGCGATGGACAACTGGTTGAAATTCCAGTACTACCTCAATGCGTTTGAGAGATGGAGTGACACAGAAGGATAAGCGAACCCGGCCATTGGAAGAGCCGGGGCAAGCAGTGAGACTGGAAAGAGAGGCAAATCCCTTTTTCCCCAAGGTCAAGCTGTGATGCGGAACGAAAAATAAGTAGGGAAGTCGCCGATTTCACGCTGTCAAGAAAAGCTTCTATCGAGCAAAGAGGTACCCGTACCGTAAACCGACACAGGTAGGCGAGGAGAGAATCCTAAGATGAGCGGGAGAAGTGTTGTTAAGGAACTCGGCAAAATGACTCCGTAACTTCGGGAGAAGGAGTGCCCCCTCGGGGGCCGCAGAGAAGAGGCTCAAGCGACTGTTTAGCAAAAACACAGGTCTCTGCTAAATCGAAAGATGACGTATAGGGGCTGACGCCTGCCCGGTGCTGGAAGGTTAAGGGGAGTGCTTAGCGCAAGCGAAGGTGCGAACTTAAGCCCCAGTAAACGGCGGCCGTAACTATAACGGTCCTAAGGTAGCGAAATTCCTTGTCAGGTAAGTTCTGACCCGCACGAAAGGCGTAACGATTTGAGCGCTGTCTCGACAACACACCCGGTGAAATTGTAGTACTCGTGAAGATGCGAGTTACCCGCGACAGGACGGAAAGACCCCGTAGAGCTTTACTGTAGTCTGGCATTGAGTTTTGATATAACATGTACAGGATAGGTGGGAGGCAGAGAAGCATGCACGCCAGTGTGTGCCGAGCCATTGTTGGGATACCACTCTTGTTATATTGGAATTCTAACGCGTTGCCGTCAACCGGCAAGCGGACAGTGTCAGATGGGCAGTTTGACTGGGGCGGTCGCCTCCTAAAAAGTATCGGAGGCGCCCAAAGTTACCCTCAGGATGGTTGGAAACCATCTGTAAGAGTGCAAAGGCAGAAGGGTGATTGACTGCGAGAGAGACATCTCGAGCAGAGACGAAAGTCGGGCTTAGTGATCCGGTGGTTCCGAGTGGAAGGGCCATCGCTCAACGGATAAAAGCTACCTCGGGGATAACAGGCTTATCTCCCCCAAGAGTCCACATCGACGGGGAGGTTTGGCACCTCGATGTCGGCTCGTCTCATCCTGGGGCTGAAGCAGGTCCCAAGGGTTGGGCTGTTCGCCCATTAAAGAGGCACGCGAGCTGGGTTCAGAACGTCGTGAGACAGTTCGGTCCCTATCCGTCGTGGGCGTAAGATATTTGAAAGGAGCTGTTCCTAGTACGAGAGGACCGGAATGGACAAACCGCTGGTGCACCAGTTGTTCCGCCAGGAGCATCGCTGGGTAGCTAAGTTTGGAAGGGATAAGTGCTGAAGGCATCTAAGCACGAAGCCCCCCTTAAGATAAGATATCTCATTCGAAAGAAGTAAGGCCTCTGGAAGACGACCAGGTAGATAGGCTGGAGGTGGAAGTGCAGCAATGTATGGAGCTGACCAGTACTAATCGGCCGAGGTCTTGATCCCATCAAGACATTTTGAAAACTCTTTTCCTTTATGTTGTTTTGAGTGACCAACACTTTTGTCCAAAGCATGAAAGGCTTTGGTATGCAGCTGAGCGCAAGCGAAGCAAAGGTACAAAAGCGAACGCATTTTTCAAAGAAAAGCATCTTGAACAGATAGGAAGCTTTGCTTTGAAAAATACGATCCTTATAATTGAATAAAAACACAAGATTGATCTCGTGATGATGGCGAAGGGGAAACACCTGTTAACATACCGAACACAGAAGTAAAGTCCTTCAGCGCTGAAAGTACTTGGTGGGCAACTGCCTGGGAGGATAGGACATCGCGGGGTCTTAAATAATCCTCAGTAGCTCAACGGTGGAGCACTCGGCTGTTAACCGATAGGCTGTAGGTTCGAATCCTACCTGGGGAGCCATTTGAAGACAAACGGATATGGAGAAGCAGGAATTTTCCATATCCGTCTTTTTAAGCCAAAGCAATTTGGCCCCTTGGTCAAGCGGTTAAGACACCGCCCTTTCACGGCGGTTACGGGGGTTCGAATCCCCCAGGGGTCACCATTTTTAGTTTTAAAGTTCCTATTTTTAACACCATGCGGCCTGGTAGTTCAGTTGGTTAGAATGCCAGCCTGTCACGCTGGAGGTCGAGAGTTCGAGTCTCTTCCAGGTCGCCATTTTTTATATTACCAATTTATGTGACCCATTAGCTCAGTTGGTAGAGCATCTGACTTTTAATCAGGGTGTCGGGCGTTCAAGTCGCCCATGGGTCACCATTTTAGAAGATATAGCAGCTGTGAAAACAGTTGCTTTTTTTATTTTTTAGAGAAACAAGCCAGGCGGCTTGAATGCTGAGAGGGGAACATGGCGCGCTGTTTTGGCACGTCATCTCACGGGGATTTGGTGAAAAATTGGGCCGAAGCTGAGTGCACAGCATGGTGTGTCGTTTTGGCATGTCGTCTTATTCCATTAAAAAGGAACCTTTGGCTGGATCTGCCAAAGGTTCTTTGTTTTGATAGCTTGGGCTAGATGGCCCAGTCGCCGTTCACAAAGATGGGCACTTCGGTGCCGTCGGCCTGGATACCGGTAATGCTCAGGTCTTCGGTGCCGACCATGAAATCAACGTGGGTGGTGGAATAGTTGAGACCAGCCTTTTTAAGCTCGTCCACGCTCATGCTGGAGCCGTCTTTGACACAGGTGGGATAGGCGGCTCCAAGGGCAAAGTGGCAGGAGGCGTTTTCGTCGAACAGGGTATTGTAAAACAGGATATCCATATTGGAAATGGGGGAGTGGTAGGGAACGAAGGAGATCTCACCCAGGTAATTGGAGCCTTCGCTGGCTTCGACGAGGTTTTTGAGGGCTTCTTCGCCGGTTTCGGCCTGGTAGCTTACGACCTTGCCGTCTTTAAAGGTCAGTGAGAAATTGTCGATGAGCTGGCCATTGTAGACGAGGGGATGGGAGCTGACCAGTGTGCCGTTGACCTTGTCCTTATGCGGGGCGGAGAACACTTCCTCGGTGGGGATATTGGGGAAGAATTCGACGCCGTCTGCGGCTTTTTCACTGCCGCCGGCCCAGATATGGTTTTCGGGCATGCCGACCTCAATGTCGGTGCCCAGGCTGTTTTTATAGATGAATTTGACGAACTGGCTGTTGTTGAGGAAACGGGTTTTATCCTCAAAGCTTTTGTTGAACTGGTGCCAGGCGGCAACGGGGTCGTCCTGGTCGGCCCGGGTGGCCTTGAAGATGGAATCCCAGAGCATATCGACAGCGGTTTCGGGCTCGACGCCGGGGAATACCTTGGTGGCCCAGCCGACTGTGGGCACAGAGACGACACACCAGCGGCATTCGTTGTTCATCATAGCCATGTGGTAGGCTTCGGTGGCGCTCTGGATGGCGGCTGAGGCGGTTTTGATCTTTTCGGGGTCGACGTCCTTCAGGAGGTCGGGGTCGTCGGCGTAGACAGAGATCATGGCTGAGCCTTTTTCGACCACGGCGTTCTGCTTGGCCACGAACCAGTCGGGCACTTCTTTAAACACGTCGAGGTCGGCGTATGTATAGCGGATTTTGCTGAATTTTTCGTCGCTGTAATTGATGCTGACGTCTCTGGCGCCGGCCTTGTAGGCTTCTTCGGCCAGGGCTCTGGCGAACGCGTTGCACTCGATGGGGGAATTGACGACCAGGTTCTGGTCTTTTTGAATGTTGACGCCAATGCGGACAGCCAGTTTAGCCAGCTTTTGTAAATTTTCTTTCTGCATGATTATCTCCTTTATAGATAGTAGGGTTTTTTACCATAGAGTAAATTCTGTAAAAAATCGAGGGTATCGGCATCGGGCATGGTCTTGTTGGAAAGCTCCTTGTCAAAAACCATGAGCTGCCGGGTTCTGGTGTTGTAGAAAGGCCAGAACATCATATTTTTGTACTCGCCGCCAGTGTTTGGGTTGCCGGTTTTCATAAAATTGGTCCAGTGGGTCTGCATCTGGTCGGACAGGATGCTGATTTTGCTGATGCGCATTTTTCCGATGGCGTTGCCGAACACAAAGGGCAGCTCCAGGGAGTGGGCGGTGTCGAGCCCGACAATTTTAAGAATGGCCGGATCATAGTTAAAGTTATAGAAAAACACGCTGCGCCCGGCGTCGGCAAAGTAGTCGGCGATGATGCGCATGCCCAGGATAAAGCCGGTGTGGGTAAAGATGGCTTCGAGCTGGCGTTCGGCTTTGCGCTCGTCCTCGATGGGGAAGCGCTCAAACACAGCGGGGGCGTTGTCGGCGCCGAAGAGATCATAGATCATCATCTGGTAGGAGCCAAAGTTGTTGTTGCTCTTGAAGAACAGGGTGGCCTCGTTGGTGTTGTAGCCGATGAGCAGATCGACGGCGTTGTAGTCGCCGTTTTTCAGGGCCTGTATGGGGTCCTTTGGCAGGATGACGCCGTCGAATACGGGCCAGAAGGAGAAACGCAGGGGCAGGGCGCGGTCGGCCTTGATCATGGACAGGTAGGCCATGGCCTCGGCCGGTGCTTCCCGGAGTTTTTCAAGCCCCTCTGGGCTGTCGTCTGCGCCGAAGATCTGGGCAAAGTCTTTACCCATGGCAATGGATTTTGCGAGGTTGCCCTTGGCCCGGGTGCAGAAGGCTCCGATGGACAGGATGGAGCCGCTCTCGACGATGGCCCGGTGGAACAGGCCCCTGGTCAGCGGGCTGAGCAGCAGGCCGGTCACGCTGAAGGCGCCGGCGGACTCGCCGCCCAGGGTGATGTTTTCGGGATCGCCGCCGAAGGCTTCGATGTTTTCCCGCACCCACTTCAGCGCCTGAATCTGGTCGAGGAGGCCGAGGTTGCCGATGCTGCCGGATTCTTCTGCCATGGCCCCGAGGGCTAAAAAGCCGAAGGCGCCGAGGCGGTAGTTAAAGGTGACGACCACCACGCCCCGCCCGGCCATATTGGCGCCGTCGAACATGAGCTCGGAACCGGAACCGGTGGCAAAGCCGCCGCCGTGGACGTAGACATAAACGGGGAGCTTTTCCCCGGGCTCGGTGGCGGGTGTCCAGACGTTAAGGTACAGGCAGTCCTCGCTTTTTCCGACGGCGCTATACATGGGCGGCAGGTCGGCCAGAATGCCGCCGAACTGGAGGCATTTATCGCTGAATTCAAAGCATTCGCGCGGGCTGATCCAGGCCGGGGCGGGCTCTGGCGGCCGGAACCGCAGGGGGCCTACCGGAGGTTTGGCAAAGGGAATGCCCTTGTAGCTGGTGACGTTTTTCCGGAAAACGCCGGTCACAGGGCCGCAGGGCGGATAGATGGTGGGCTTGGGGGGCAGGGGAGCTTCTGCATTGGGGATCATGTTAAAGTTCAGATTCATAAGGCCTCCTTTTCGGCGATGATGACAGGGTTTTGGGTGTAGTCGCGGTGGTAATGGTACTGCTTTTCACAGAACAGGCTGTACAGGTCGGTGGCGCGGGCGTCGAAATCGAAGCAGGCGCGCTGGTCGGGGTTCAGCCTTGTGATATTGGCGCGGGTGTTGGTGATAACGGGCAGGCCGTCCTGCTCGTGGATGGCCCTTAGCAGCGCCCGGCCTTTTTCGTTAAAGCCCAGAACCCGGAGGCAGGGCACAAAGCCGGGGTCTGCGAAGCGGCTGAGATCGGCGGACTCAAAGCCCATGGACAGAGCCATTAAAATACGCCGTATCCGGCTTTTGGGCGCGCGTTTTGAGGTGAGGGTATCCACAATGCTGTCGTAACGGCTGTCTGCCTCCAGGGCTTTTTTAAGCTTGAATTCGAGGCCTTTTTCCATGTAGGGCAGAGTTCTGAAGCGGCTGAGGTCCTGGGAGTGGATCTGGCTGAGCAGGGCCTTGGCGTAGCTTTCCTCCCAGGGGACGCGGGCTTTTTGCATATAGCTTAAGAGCAGGCTGGGATCGTATGGCAGCAGGGGCGCCAGGGCCGGGGCGCTGACGCCCGGCGCGGCCAGCAGCTGCCGGATGGCGGTGGCGCTGGCAAAGCGGCTCTGGGCGTCGGTGTCGTGGTAGGCGTTTCCCTGCCGCTTTATGGTGACGGGCCGGATGGTGCTGTGGGTGCGGAGCAGGGCTTTGAGATATTCTATACCCAGAATATTGTTGGGCTCCCGCAGATAAAATGCGGATTTTTCGCCTTTAGTAGCTTTAAAAGCAAGCTCCCGGGCCTTTGGAAAGGCCAGGCCCTGGCCGAGGGCGGCCTTGAGGGCGTCTCTGAAGGCGGGCGTCTCAAAGGCGAGGCTCTGGGCCACGTCGCTCAGGGCCTCGAGGTCGCCGGCCTCGGAGCCAAAACAGAGGGTGTCGCACACGCCGGTGGCGTTTAGGATTTTGACGGCGCCGGCGGCAAAGTACTCGGCGCTCTGGGCGGCGTAACAGAAGGGAAGCTCGCAGACCAGATCGGCCCCGGACAGCAGGGCGGTGCGGGCGCGCAGCCATTTATCGGCTACGGCAAAGGTGCCCCGCTGGACCACGCTCCCGCTCATGAGCGCCAGGGTATGGGTGCTGCCGGCGGCCTTTTTTCCTGCCTGTATCTGGTAGGCGTGGCCGTTGTGAAAGGGGTTGTATTCGCAGATGATGGCCTGGGTTTGCATGGTTTCCTCCAACTGAGCAATAATTTAGCCCAAAAAAACAAAAAAATAATGGCATTATTGGTTTGTTACTGTTATTATATACTAGTGTAGTTCAATTATAAATTGTTTATCTGAAAAAGACAATAAAAGGAGAAAA containing:
- a CDS encoding carboxylesterase/lipase family protein, with the protein product MNLNFNMIPNAEAPLPPKPTIYPPCGPVTGVFRKNVTSYKGIPFAKPPVGPLRFRPPEPAPAWISPRECFEFSDKCLQFGGILADLPPMYSAVGKSEDCLYLNVWTPATEPGEKLPVYVYVHGGGFATGSGSELMFDGANMAGRGVVVVTFNYRLGAFGFLALGAMAEESGSIGNLGLLDQIQALKWVRENIEAFGGDPENITLGGESAGAFSVTGLLLSPLTRGLFHRAIVESGSILSIGAFCTRAKGNLAKSIAMGKDFAQIFGADDSPEGLEKLREAPAEAMAYLSMIKADRALPLRFSFWPVFDGVILPKDPIQALKNGDYNAVDLLIGYNTNEATLFFKSNNNFGSYQMMIYDLFGADNAPAVFERFPIEDERKAERQLEAIFTHTGFILGMRIIADYFADAGRSVFFYNFNYDPAILKIVGLDTAHSLELPFVFGNAIGKMRISKISILSDQMQTHWTNFMKTGNPNTGGEYKNMMFWPFYNTRTRQLMVFDKELSNKTMPDADTLDFLQNLLYGKKPYYL
- a CDS encoding aminopeptidase, with amino-acid sequence MQKENLQKLAKLAVRIGVNIQKDQNLVVNSPIECNAFARALAEEAYKAGARDVSINYSDEKFSKIRYTYADLDVFKEVPDWFVAKQNAVVEKGSAMISVYADDPDLLKDVDPEKIKTASAAIQSATEAYHMAMMNNECRWCVVSVPTVGWATKVFPGVEPETAVDMLWDSIFKATRADQDDPVAAWHQFNKSFEDKTRFLNNSQFVKFIYKNSLGTDIEVGMPENHIWAGGSEKAADGVEFFPNIPTEEVFSAPHKDKVNGTLVSSHPLVYNGQLIDNFSLTFKDGKVVSYQAETGEEALKNLVEASEGSNYLGEISFVPYHSPISNMDILFYNTLFDENASCHFALGAAYPTCVKDGSSMSVDELKKAGLNYSTTHVDFMVGTEDLSITGIQADGTEVPIFVNGDWAI
- a CDS encoding tRNA(Met) cytidine acetate ligase; amino-acid sequence: MQTQAIICEYNPFHNGHAYQIQAGKKAAGSTHTLALMSGSVVQRGTFAVADKWLRARTALLSGADLVCELPFCYAAQSAEYFAAGAVKILNATGVCDTLCFGSEAGDLEALSDVAQSLAFETPAFRDALKAALGQGLAFPKARELAFKATKGEKSAFYLREPNNILGIEYLKALLRTHSTIRPVTIKRQGNAYHDTDAQSRFASATAIRQLLAAPGVSAPALAPLLPYDPSLLLSYMQKARVPWEESYAKALLSQIHSQDLSRFRTLPYMEKGLEFKLKKALEADSRYDSIVDTLTSKRAPKSRIRRILMALSMGFESADLSRFADPGFVPCLRVLGFNEKGRALLRAIHEQDGLPVITNTRANITRLNPDQRACFDFDARATDLYSLFCEKQYHYHRDYTQNPVIIAEKEAL